CGAGCGAGAACGCGTTCTGCAGGTCGCCGTGACCGAAGACGAGGTCCTGGTCGTACTTGATTCCACGCTGACCGTTGAGGTCGATGTGGAAGAGCTTGCCGTGCTCCAGCGCCTGGGCGATGCCCTGCGTGAAGTTGAGGCCGGCCATCTGCTCGTGACCGGTCTCGGGGTTGAGGCCGACGAGCTCCGGACGGTCGAGGGTCGCGATGAACGCCATGGCGTGTCCCACAGTCGGCAGGAGGATGTCTCCACGGGGCTCGTTCGGCTTCGGCTCGATGGCGAAACGGATGTCGTAGCCGTTGTCCACGACGTAGTCACCGAGCGAGTTCACGGCCTCGCGGTAGCGCTCGAGCGCCCCACGGATGTCCTTCGCTGCGTCGTACTCAGCGCCCTCGCGGCCGCCCCACATCACGAAGGTCTTCGCACCGAGCTCGGCGGCGAGGTCGATGTTGCGGAGCACCTTACGCATCGCGAAGCGACGGACCTCGCGGTCGTTGGAGGTGAAGCCGCCGTCCTTGAAGACCGGGTGGCTGAACAGGTTCGTCGTGACCATCGGGATGATGAGACCGGTGTCCGCGAGCGCCTTCTTGAGACGGTCGATCTCGTGGCGACGCTCCTGCTCGGTCGCCTCGAAGGGGAAGAGGTCGTCATCGTGGAAGGTCATTCCGTACGCACCGAGCTCGCTCAGCTTGTTGACGGCGAAGACCGTGTCGACGGGTGCGCGGGTCGGTCCACCGAACGGGTCGGCGGCCTGCCAGCCGAAGGTCCAGAGTCCGAACGAGAACTTGTCCT
This genomic window from Antiquaquibacter oligotrophicus contains:
- the xylA gene encoding xylose isomerase; translation: MSSLTPTREDKFSFGLWTFGWQAADPFGGPTRAPVDTVFAVNKLSELGAYGMTFHDDDLFPFEATEQERRHEIDRLKKALADTGLIIPMVTTNLFSHPVFKDGGFTSNDREVRRFAMRKVLRNIDLAAELGAKTFVMWGGREGAEYDAAKDIRGALERYREAVNSLGDYVVDNGYDIRFAIEPKPNEPRGDILLPTVGHAMAFIATLDRPELVGLNPETGHEQMAGLNFTQGIAQALEHGKLFHIDLNGQRGIKYDQDLVFGHGDLQNAFSLVDLLENGGPNGTPSYDGPRHFDYKPSRTEDETGVWESVKANMQMYLLLKERAAAFRADPEVQQALKDAKVDEISVPTLGDGETYKELLADKSAFEDFDATAYFNGKGFNFVRLQQLAVEHLMGARG